Proteins encoded by one window of Arabidopsis thaliana chromosome 2, partial sequence:
- a CDS encoding uncharacterized protein (unknown protein; FUNCTIONS IN: molecular_function unknown; INVOLVED IN: N-terminal protein myristoylation; LOCATED IN: cellular_component unknown; EXPRESSED IN: hypocotyl, root; Has 4 Blast hits to 4 proteins in 1 species: Archae - 0; Bacteria - 0; Metazoa - 0; Fungi - 0; Plants - 4; Viruses - 0; Other Eukaryotes - 0 (source: NCBI BLink).), producing MGSKPSSLADEVAIIVEQVDKVMGMVFWCPLYWESIELLAKDEVSRAIFYGLTEGCKLDYLKYKTKASMVPEMTRFYS from the coding sequence ATGGGATCTAAACCTAGCTCGCTGGCTGATGAAGTAGCCATTATTGTTGAGCAAGTAGACAAGGTTATGGGGATGGTTTTTTGGTGCCCCCTCTACTGGGAATCTATAGAACTCCTTGCAAAAGATGAGGTTTCACGAGCCATATTTTATGGACTAACAGAAGGATGTAAGCTTGATTATCTTAAATACAAGACAAAAGCTTCCATGGTCCCAGAAATGACACGGTTTTATAGTTAA
- a CDS encoding F-box only protein (DUF295) (Protein of unknown function (DUF295); CONTAINS InterPro DOMAIN/s: Protein of unknown function DUF295 (InterPro:IPR005174); BEST Arabidopsis thaliana protein match is: Protein of unknown function (DUF295) (TAIR:AT2G04840.1); Has 335 Blast hits to 324 proteins in 11 species: Archae - 0; Bacteria - 0; Metazoa - 0; Fungi - 0; Plants - 335; Viruses - 0; Other Eukaryotes - 0 (source: NCBI BLink).) produces METCNGLMRKNKRQKVSRNSDWSKLCPDVLRKIYETLRSPVDSHRAKIVCSNWYSVWKTCVKRPLCPLRIIHQGDSPTVGDGNRKLMGFSYNSYCMASSGNWLLMVDRCLKFYIYNLLTKERIDLPSMESKIRGGQVSFKSKSNNYNFGYLVGPSRKDDIVPYDYEAVEWKKSLAVLWVDETTGDYAVAWTFMRQYLFSYIKGDYSWCNLNHNGKSLVLFDMACENNKLYLLTMDHHIKIFNFYGDFLTGEQNLYPFNFVEDPSEYVWKRKIVIRRSGEVLIVLSLKKKVQNEEKLLFYIFKMNLESRKWERVYCIGDEMLIFGRGVTALALEDLDDGIKSNSIYFVGEDVWPDHQEHEHRVSNCGFFDIATSKIEWPKKIYCFINQNQWFVGGVAY; encoded by the coding sequence ATGGAGACGTGTAACGGCTTGATGAGAAAGAATAAGAGACAAAAAGTGTCTAGAAATAGTGATTGGTCCAAGCTTTGTCCCGATGTTTTGCGGAAGATATACGAAACCTTAAGGAGCCCTGTTGATTCTCACCGCGCAAAAATCGTTTGCTCGAATTGGTATTCCGTTTGGAAAACATGCGTGAAGAGGCCTCTATGTCCACTGAGGATAATTCACCAAGGCGATTCTCCCACCGTAGGAGACGGCAACAGAAAACTCATGGGATTCTCCTACAACAGCTATTGTATGGCTAGCTCCGGAAACTGGCTCCTGATGGTTGATCGTTGTCTCAAATTCTATATTTATAACTTGTTGACGAAGGAAAGGATCGATCTTCCATCGATGGAGTCAAAAATACGTGGCGGGCAAGTAAGCTTCAAATCTAAAAGCAACAATTACAATTTTGGATACTTGGTCGGGCCTTCTCGTAAGGATGATATAGTGCCGTATGACTATGAAGCCGTTGAATGGAAAAAATCATTAGCTGTTCTGTGGGTAGACGAGACAACAGGAGATTATGCAGTTGCTTGGACTTTTATGCGACAATACTTGTTCTCATACATAAAAGGAGATTATTCTTGGTGTAATCTGAATCATAATGGgaaaagtttggttttgtttgatatggCTTGTGAGAACAATAAGCTTTATTTGTTGACAATGGATCATCACATCAAGATTTTCAATTTCTATGGAGATTTTTTAACAGGAGAACAAAACCTGTATCCGTTTAACTTCGTTGAGGATCCGTCGGAATACGtttggaagaggaagatagtGATTCGGAGATCAGGAGAGGTACTGATAGTCTTGagcttgaaaaaaaaagtgcaaaatgaagagaaacttttgttttacatcTTTAAGATGAATCTTGAGAGTCGCAAGTGGGAAAGAGTTTATTGTATTGGAGATGAGATGTTGATTTTTGGTCGTGGGGTTACAGCTCTTGCTCTTGAAGATCTTGATGATGGGATAAAGAGTAATTCAATCTATTTCGTCGGCGAAGATGTTTGGCCAGATCATCAAGAACATGAGCATCGTGTTTCAAATTGCGGTTTCTTCGATATTGCCACAAGTAAGATCGAATGGCCTAAGAAAATCTATTGTTTCATTAATCAAAATCAGTGGTTTGTTGGGGGAGTTGCTTATTAG
- a CDS encoding F-box only protein (DUF295) (Protein of unknown function (DUF295); CONTAINS InterPro DOMAIN/s: Protein of unknown function DUF295 (InterPro:IPR005174); BEST Arabidopsis thaliana protein match is: Protein of unknown function (DUF295) (TAIR:AT2G04840.1); Has 68 Blast hits to 68 proteins in 3 species: Archae - 0; Bacteria - 0; Metazoa - 0; Fungi - 0; Plants - 68; Viruses - 0; Other Eukaryotes - 0 (source: NCBI BLink).): protein MNLESYKWERVYSIGDEMLIFGRGVTVPLALKDLGHGIKSDSIYFVDDEDVWPDHKDWPDYKDHVSNCGVFDIATSKIEWPKKIYFSVNKTQWFVWGVAY from the coding sequence ATGAATCTTGAGAGTTACAAGTGGGAAAGAGTTTACTCTATTGGAGATGAGATGTTGATTTTTGGTCGTGGGGTTACAGTACCTCTCGCTCTTAAAGATCTTGGTCACGGAATCAAGAGTGATTCAATCTATTTCGTCGACGACGAAGATGTTTGGCCAGATCATAAAGATTGGCCAGATTATAAAGATCATGTATCGAATTGCGGTGTCTTCGATATTGCCACAAGTAAGATCGAATGGCCTAAGAAGATCTATTTTTCCGTTAATAAAACTCAGTGGTTTGTTTGGGGAGTTGCTTATTAG
- a CDS encoding F-box only protein (DUF295) (Protein of unknown function (DUF295); CONTAINS InterPro DOMAIN/s: Protein of unknown function DUF295 (InterPro:IPR005174); BEST Arabidopsis thaliana protein match is: Protein of unknown function (DUF295) (TAIR:AT2G04810.1); Has 244 Blast hits to 244 proteins in 8 species: Archae - 0; Bacteria - 0; Metazoa - 0; Fungi - 0; Plants - 244; Viruses - 0; Other Eukaryotes - 0 (source: NCBI BLink).): protein MGNGLMSKKKKKKNNKYKKKRPNVSRNCDWSKFCSDVLRKIFETLKSPIDSHRAFARISIQFGKHARTSLHVHGDSYTKVILPPSGNCLLMVDRRLKFYILNLLTRTTINLPSMSLIRGGQVFFKPQNEWSNDSGCFFGPSRNGNVSYDFDSVEWKNSVAVLWINETTGDYVVAWTFIQHYLFFYKSGYWSWCNLNHNGKSLVVFDMACENNKLYLYTANHHIRIFDFSGAYPMEKKTENPYWKYLFNAVEEPWEYVWKRKIAIQKSSGEVLIILSLKQVFYEAERLLFYIFKMNLESFKWERVYSLGDEMLVFGQGVTIPTALKDLGDGIKSDSIYFVDKDVWPDHQDHDRRVSNCGVFNIATSKIKWPTKKYRSVNETQWFVLGVAY, encoded by the exons ATGGGGAACGGCTTgatgagcaagaagaagaagaagaagaacaacaagtacaagaagaagagaccaAACGTGTCTAGAAATTGCGATTGGTCCAAGTTTTGTTCCGATGTTTTACGCAAGATTTTCGAAACCTTAAAGAGCCCTATTGATTCTCACCGCGCGTTTGCTCGAATTAGTATTCAGTTTGGAAAACATGCGCGAACAAGCCTCCATGTCCATGGCGATTCATACACCAAGGTGATTCTCCCACC CTCCGGAAACTGTCTCCTGATGGTCGATCGTCGTCTCAAATTCTATATTTTGAACCTTTTGACGCGGACAACGATCAATCTTCCATCAATGTCACTAATACGTGGAGGACAAGTATTCTTTAAACCTCAAAATGAATGGTCCAATGATTCTGGATGCTTCTTCGGGCCTTCTCGTAATGGTAACGTGTCATATGACTTTGACTCTGTTGAATGGAAAAACTCGGTAGCTGTTCTATGGATAAACGAGACAACAGGAGATTATGTCGTTGCTTGGACATTCATACAGCATTACTTGTTCTTCTACAAGTCAGGATATTGGTCTTGGTGTAATCTGAATCATAATGGGAAAAGTTTGGTTGTGTTTGATATGGCATGTGAGAACAATAAGCTTTATCTGTACACAGCTAATCATCATATCAGgatttttgatttctctggAGCTTATCCTATGGAAAAGAAAACCGAAAACCCGTATTGGAAATATCTGTTTAACGCGGTTGAGGAACCGTGGGAATACGTTTGGAAGAGGAAAATAGCGATTCAGAAATCATCAGGTGAGGTTTTGATCATCTTGAGCCTTAAACAAGTGTTTTACGAAGCAGAGagacttttgttttacatCTTTAAGATGAATCTTGAGAGTTTCAAGTGGGAAAGAGTTTATTCTCTTGGAGATGAGATGTTGGTTTTTGGTCAAGGTGTTACAATACCTACTGCTCTTAAAGATCTTGGTGATGGAATCAAGAGTGATTCAATCTATTTCGTCGATAAAGACGTCTGGCCAGATCATCAAGATCATGATCGTCGTGTTTCGAATTGCGGTGTCTTCAATATTGCCACAAGTAAGATCAAATGGCCTACGAAAAAATATCGTTCCGTAAATGAAACTCAGTGGTTTGTGCTCGGAGTTGCTTATTAG
- the EMB2761 gene encoding threonyl-tRNA synthetase, putative / threonine-tRNA ligase (EMBRYO DEFECTIVE 2761 (EMB2761); FUNCTIONS IN: ligase activity, forming aminoacyl-tRNA and related compounds, nucleotide binding, aminoacyl-tRNA ligase activity, threonine-tRNA ligase activity, ATP binding; INVOLVED IN: threonyl-tRNA aminoacylation, embryo development ending in seed dormancy; LOCATED IN: mitochondrion, chloroplast stroma, chloroplast; CONTAINS InterPro DOMAIN/s: Threonyl/alanyl tRNA synthetase, class II-like, putative editing domain (InterPro:IPR018163), Threonyl-tRNA synthetase, class IIa (InterPro:IPR002320), Aminoacyl-tRNA synthetase, class II (G/ H/ P/ S), conserved domain (InterPro:IPR002314), Aminoacyl-tRNA synthetase, class II, conserved domain (InterPro:IPR006195), Threonyl/alanyl tRNA synthetase, SAD (InterPro:IPR012947), Anticodon-binding (InterPro:IPR004154), Threonyl-tRNA synthetase, class IIa, conserved region (InterPro:IPR018158); BEST Arabidopsis thaliana protein match is: Threonyl-tRNA synthetase (TAIR:AT5G26830.1); Has 30201 Blast hits to 17322 proteins in 780 species: Archae - 12; Bacteria - 1396; Metazoa - 17338; Fungi - 3422; Plants - 5037; Viruses - 0; Other Eukaryotes - 2996 (source: NCBI BLink).): MASSHSLLFSSSFLSKPSSFTSSLRRFVYLPTRQFWPRQRHGFSTVFAVATEPAISSSGPKKAEPSTVVLPSNESSDKLLKIRHTCAHVMAMAVQKLFPDAKVTIGPWIDNGFYYDFDMEPLTDKDLKRIKKEMDRIISRNLPLLREEVSREEAKKRIMAINEPYKMEILDGIKEEPITVYHIGNEWWDLCAGPHVETTGKINKKAVELESVAGAYWRGDEKRQMLQRIYGTAWESEEQLKAYLHFKEEAKRRDHRRIGQDLDLFSIQDEAGGGLVFWHPKGAIVRNIIEESWKKMHVEHGYDLIYTPHVAKADLWKISGHLDFYRENMYDQMEIEDELYQLRPMNCPYHILLYQRKRQSYRDLPIRVAELGTVYRYELSGSLHGLFRVRGFTQDDAHIFCLEDQIKDEIRGVLDLTEEILSRFGFNKYEVNLSTRPEKSVGGDDIWEKATCALRDALDDKGWSYEVDEGGGAFYGPKIDLKIEDALGRKWQCSTIQVDFNLPQRFDITYVDTNSDKKRPIMIHRAVLGSLERFFGVLIEHYAGDFPLWLSPVQVRVLPVTDNQLEFCKEVSKKLRACGVRAELCHGERLPKLIRNAETQKIPLMAVVGPKEVETGTVTVRSRFGGELGTIPVDDLINKINIAVETRTAL; this comes from the exons ATGGcctcttctcattctcttctcttttcttcttccttcctctCTAAACCCTCTtctttcacttcttctctGAGACGGTTTGTTTACCTTCCCACTCGCCAATTTTGGCCAAGGCAGCGACATGGTTTCTCTACCGTCTTCGCCGTCGCCACCGAGCCAGCTATCTCCAGCAGCGGTCCTAAGAAAGCAGAGCCATCGACGGTCGTGCTTCCTAGTAATGAATCATCTGATAAGCTTCTCAAAATTCGACACACG TGTGCGCATGTAATGGCAATGGCAGTTCAGAAACTCTTCCCGGATGCAAAAGTGACGATAGGTCCTTGGATTGATAATGGTTTCTACTATGATTTTGATATGGAGCCTTTAACAGATAAAGACCTTAAGAGGATCAAGAAAGAGATG GATCGTATCATTAGTCGGAATTTACCACTTTTAAGAGAAGAAGTATCTAGAGAAGAAGCGAAGAAAAGGATCATGGCGATAAATGAGCCTTATAAGATGGAGATTTTGGATGGTATTAAGGAAGAACCCATCACCGTTTATCATATCG GTAATGAATGGTGGGATCTTTGTGCGGGTCCTCATGTCGAGACCACAGGGAAGATAAACAAGAAAGCAGTTGAACTAGAATCTGTTGCTGGTGCATACTGGAGAGGAGATGAAAAGAGGCAAATGCTTCAGAGGATATACGGAACAGCTTGGGAGAGCGAAGAGCAACTGAAAGCATATCTTCattttaaagaagaagctaaacgCAGGGATCATAGACGCATCGGCCAAGACCTTGATCTGTTTTCTATCCAG GATGAAGCTGGAGGAGGGTTAGTGTTTTGGCATCCGAAAGGTGCAATTGTTAGAAACATAATTGAAGAATCGTGGAAGAAAATGCATGTTGAACATGGTTATGATTTGATCTATACTCCTCATGTTGCCAAAGCTGACCTGTGGAAGATCAGTGGTCACTTGGACTTCTACAGAGAGAATATGTATGATCAAATGGAGATCGAGGATGAGCTTTATCAACTCCGACCAATGAATTGCCCTTACCACATCTTGCTTTACCAAAGAAAGCGTCAATCATATCGAGATTTGCCCATAAGAGTTGCAGAGCTCGGTACAGTTTACAGATATGAGTTGTCTGGTAGCTTGCACGGTCTCTTCCGTGTCAGAGGGTTCACACAG GACGATGCACACATATTTTGTTTAGAGGATCAGATCAAAGATGAGATCAGAGGTGTTCTAGATCTCACAGAAGAGATATTGTCGAGGTTTGGATTCAACAAGTATGAGGTTAACTTATCAACTAGACCTGAAAAATCAGTTGGAGGTGATGATATATGGGAGAAGGCGACCTGTGCCCTTAGAGATGCTTTAGATGATAAGGGATGGAGCTATGAGGTTGACGAAGGAGGTGGCGCCTTTTACGGCCCAAAGATCGACCTTAAGATTGAAGATGCATTGGGTAGAAAATGGCAGTGCTCAACTATTCAG GTCGACTTCAATCTTCCTCAGAGATTTGACATTACCTATGTAGACACAAACTCAGATAAGAAACGTCCTATAATGATCCACAGAGCGGTTTTAGGATCATTAGAAAGATTTTTCGGTGTTCTCATAGAACACTACGCAGGGGATTTCCCGTTATGGCTCTCTCCTGTTCAAGTCCGGGTCTTACCTGTCACAGACAATCAG TTGGAGTTTTGTAAGGAAGTGAGTAAGAAACTGAGAGCTTGTGGAGTGAGGGCTGAGTTGTGCCATGGGGAGAGACTGCCTAAGCTCATAAGGAACGCAGAGACGCAGAAGATCCCGTTAATGGCGGTTGTTGGACCCAAAGAAGTCGAGACCGGAACTGTTACCGTTAGATCGAGGTTTGGAGGAGAGCTTGGAACCATTCCTGTTGATGACctcatcaacaaaatcaacattgCAGTTGAAACCAGAACTGCTCTGTAA
- a CDS encoding Acyl-CoA N-acyltransferases (NAT) superfamily protein (Acyl-CoA N-acyltransferases (NAT) superfamily protein; FUNCTIONS IN: N-acetyltransferase activity; INVOLVED IN: metabolic process; LOCATED IN: cellular_component unknown; EXPRESSED IN: 22 plant structures; EXPRESSED DURING: 13 growth stages; CONTAINS InterPro DOMAIN/s: GCN5-related N-acetyltransferase, C-terminal (InterPro:IPR022610), GCN5-related N-acetyltransferase (InterPro:IPR000182), Acyl-CoA N-acyltransferase (InterPro:IPR016181); Has 765 Blast hits to 753 proteins in 343 species: Archae - 13; Bacteria - 432; Metazoa - 123; Fungi - 83; Plants - 36; Viruses - 0; Other Eukaryotes - 78 (source: NCBI BLink).) has translation MVTRMATKVSLEGKRVVLVPYMAEHVPKYHQWMQDSALLEATGSEPLSLEQEYEMQLSWTQDPNKRTFIVLDKDFVKGDLAHGQPHVEAMTGDVNIYMNDVDDPKVAEVEIMIAEPRSRGKGLGKESVLIMMAYGVKNLEIHKFTAKIGESNTASLSLFRKLGFEESSYSGIFKEVTLEYPVTNLRREELLKLLDEVIRHTHSSNNPSDSLLSGEATA, from the exons atggtgaCAAGAATGGCGACGAAGGTGAGTTTGGAAGGGAAGAGAGTGGTTTTGGTACCGTACATGGCGGAACATGTACCAAAGTACCATCAATGGATGCAAGATTCGGCTCTTCTTGAAGCTACGGGATCTGAGCCGTTGAGTCTTGAGCAAGAGTATGAGATGCAGCTTTCTTGGACTCAAGATCCCAATA agCGGACTTTCATTGTCTTGGACAAGGATTTCGTTAAGGGAGACCTGGCTCATGGCCAACCTCATGTAGAAG CAATGACAGGTGATGTGAACATTTACATGAATGATGTGGATGATCCAAAGGTTGCAGAAGTTGAAATAATGATAGCTGAGCCCAGAAG CCGTGGTAAAGGACTAGGAAAGGAATCTGTGTTGATAATGATGGCTTATGGTGTCAAGAACTTGGAGATTCACAAGTTTACAGCCAAAATTGGGGAATCAAACACAGCTTCCCTCAGCTTATTCCGCAAACTA GGTTTCGAGGAGTCTTCTTACAGCGGTATCTTCAAAGAG GTTACACTCGAGTATCCGGTGACTAATCTCCGTCGAGAAGAGCTCTTGAAGTTATTGGATGAAGTCATTAGGCACACTCATTCATCGAACAACCCATCAGACTCACTGCTATCAGGAGAAGCTACTGCATAA
- a CDS encoding Acyl-CoA N-acyltransferases (NAT) superfamily protein — MVTRMATKVSLEGKRVVLVPYMAEHVPKYHQWMQDSALLEATGSEPLSLEQEYEMQLSWTQDPNKRTFIVLDKDFVKGDLAHGQPHVEAMTGDVNIYMNDVDDPKVAEVEIMIAEPRSRGKGLGKESVLIMMAYGVKNLEIHKFTAKIGESNTASLSLFRKLGFEESSYSGIFKEVKSSLLLHTLQQRMLLLAYTRLSFFNLTGYTRVSGD; from the exons atggtgaCAAGAATGGCGACGAAGGTGAGTTTGGAAGGGAAGAGAGTGGTTTTGGTACCGTACATGGCGGAACATGTACCAAAGTACCATCAATGGATGCAAGATTCGGCTCTTCTTGAAGCTACGGGATCTGAGCCGTTGAGTCTTGAGCAAGAGTATGAGATGCAGCTTTCTTGGACTCAAGATCCCAATA agCGGACTTTCATTGTCTTGGACAAGGATTTCGTTAAGGGAGACCTGGCTCATGGCCAACCTCATGTAGAAG CAATGACAGGTGATGTGAACATTTACATGAATGATGTGGATGATCCAAAGGTTGCAGAAGTTGAAATAATGATAGCTGAGCCCAGAAG CCGTGGTAAAGGACTAGGAAAGGAATCTGTGTTGATAATGATGGCTTATGGTGTCAAGAACTTGGAGATTCACAAGTTTACAGCCAAAATTGGGGAATCAAACACAGCTTCCCTCAGCTTATTCCGCAAACTA GGTTTCGAGGAGTCTTCTTACAGCGGTATCTTCAAAGAGGTAAAAAGTAGTTTACTACTTCATACACTCCAACAAAGGATGTTACTTTTGGCATATACTAGATTGAGTTTCTTTAATCTGACAGGTTACACTCGAGTATCCGGTGACTAA
- a CDS encoding Acyl-CoA N-acyltransferases (NAT) superfamily protein, producing the protein MVTRMATKVSLEGKRVVLVPYMAEHVPKYHQWMQDSALLEATGSEPLSLEQEYEMQLSWTQDPNKRTFIVLDKDFVKGDLAHGQPHVEAMTGDVNIYMNDVDDPKVAEVEIMIAEPRSRGKGLGKESVLIMMAYGVKNLEIHKFTAKIGESNTASLSLFRKLVQQLNLLSQMYVLHCLCLQRKMAKHTLLFVKRVSRSLLTAVSSKRLHSSIR; encoded by the exons atggtgaCAAGAATGGCGACGAAGGTGAGTTTGGAAGGGAAGAGAGTGGTTTTGGTACCGTACATGGCGGAACATGTACCAAAGTACCATCAATGGATGCAAGATTCGGCTCTTCTTGAAGCTACGGGATCTGAGCCGTTGAGTCTTGAGCAAGAGTATGAGATGCAGCTTTCTTGGACTCAAGATCCCAATA agCGGACTTTCATTGTCTTGGACAAGGATTTCGTTAAGGGAGACCTGGCTCATGGCCAACCTCATGTAGAAG CAATGACAGGTGATGTGAACATTTACATGAATGATGTGGATGATCCAAAGGTTGCAGAAGTTGAAATAATGATAGCTGAGCCCAGAAG CCGTGGTAAAGGACTAGGAAAGGAATCTGTGTTGATAATGATGGCTTATGGTGTCAAGAACTTGGAGATTCACAAGTTTACAGCCAAAATTGGGGAATCAAACACAGCTTCCCTCAGCTTATTCCGCAAACTAGTACAACAACTCAATCTCTTGTCTCAAATGTATGTGCTCCATTGCCTGTGTTTACAAAGGAAAATGGCTAAACACACTTTGTTGTTTGTTAAAAGGGTTTCGAGGAGTCTTCTTACAGCGGTATCTTCAAAGAG GTTACACTCGAGTATCCGGTGA
- a CDS encoding Acyl-CoA N-acyltransferases (NAT) superfamily protein (Acyl-CoA N-acyltransferases (NAT) superfamily protein; CONTAINS InterPro DOMAIN/s: GCN5-related N-acetyltransferase, C-terminal (InterPro:IPR022610), Acyl-CoA N-acyltransferase (InterPro:IPR016181); Has 393 Blast hits to 383 proteins in 188 species: Archae - 0; Bacteria - 98; Metazoa - 122; Fungi - 80; Plants - 36; Viruses - 0; Other Eukaryotes - 57 (source: NCBI BLink).) — MVTRMATKVSLEGKRVVLVPYMAEHVPKYHQWMQDSALLEATGSEPLSLEQEYEMQLSWTQDPNKRTFIVLDKDFVKGDLAHGQPHVEAMTGDVNIYMNDVDDPKVAEVEIMIAEPRSRGKGLGKESVLIMMAYGVKNLEIHKFTAKIGESNTASLSLFRKLVQQLNLLSQMVSRSLLTAVSSKRLHSSIR; from the exons atggtgaCAAGAATGGCGACGAAGGTGAGTTTGGAAGGGAAGAGAGTGGTTTTGGTACCGTACATGGCGGAACATGTACCAAAGTACCATCAATGGATGCAAGATTCGGCTCTTCTTGAAGCTACGGGATCTGAGCCGTTGAGTCTTGAGCAAGAGTATGAGATGCAGCTTTCTTGGACTCAAGATCCCAATA agCGGACTTTCATTGTCTTGGACAAGGATTTCGTTAAGGGAGACCTGGCTCATGGCCAACCTCATGTAGAAG CAATGACAGGTGATGTGAACATTTACATGAATGATGTGGATGATCCAAAGGTTGCAGAAGTTGAAATAATGATAGCTGAGCCCAGAAG CCGTGGTAAAGGACTAGGAAAGGAATCTGTGTTGATAATGATGGCTTATGGTGTCAAGAACTTGGAGATTCACAAGTTTACAGCCAAAATTGGGGAATCAAACACAGCTTCCCTCAGCTTATTCCGCAAACTAGTACAACAACTCAATCTCTTGTCTCAAAT GGTTTCGAGGAGTCTTCTTACAGCGGTATCTTCAAAGAG GTTACACTCGAGTATCCGGTGA